The Pseudanabaena sp. ABRG5-3 genome includes the window CAAATCTCAGCCCAGATAATCCCAAATAAACGTAATCCCTCAGGAAATGGCGCGATCGCTTGAGCTAGTGGTGCAGCAATATAGAGCTTACAAAAAATTGCACTGATTACAAAGGCAACTGCGATCGCTACCCAGCCTGTGACATACCAACCATTGCGTTGTTGCTTAACTAGAGTCAATACACGAAGTTCATCTTCGCTCAAGCTCTCGGAGGGCTTAAATAAAAACCAGAGACTAAAAGGTGAAAAAGGTTGTTGCCACTGGAGCCACACAACTGCGGCGATCGCAGGAAATCCCAGCAAAAATATCTCTAACCATGTGGGAAATACAGGATCGCCCACCGCTAAACCTGCCATGCTTAGTGCCAGTAACCACGGCACACCAGCAAGAAAAGCAATATTTCCCCAAATAAATGGATGGTTACTGATGGAGGTATTGCCACTTAAGGCACTGGGATTTGGTGATGTCATAGGGCATTCAGAAATAATTTATATGTTAGATATATTTTTTAAACTTTTGAGATGCGTCTCCTGTACCTAGTTTTTTATCCTAAACCAGTAGTTAAGCGAGTCCAAAAACCTTCATAAATCTGCAATACTTCAGGCTCAAGTTTAGTAATGCGATCGCTTCTGGCAATCATACTTTCTGTCGGTTCTAAAGCTTTGATTGCTTTGAGATCATCAGGGAGCATTGATTTAGCGATTTTATTCGTTGTCCCAAAACTATTAGCATCACTAATTTTTGCAGCAACTTCGGGCTTCATTACATAATTGATCCAAGCATGAGCACCTTCGATGTTGGACGCACCTCTAGGAATTGCCATCGTATCTGTCCAAATCGATGTCCCACTACTCGGCAAAATATACTTAATATTTGGATCTTGTCTTGCTAATCCAATAGCGTCACCCGAAAATGCCATACACATCATCAAATCCCCTGAAGCTAAGGGATCTCTCCAAGCATCGGTAGTGAAATTGGCGATCGCAGGCATTAGTTCCCGTAATTTCTGAAAAGCTTGCTCAATATTTTCTTTTTCTTTAGTGTTATAGGAATTACCCAGAGTATGTAATGCCATTCCTAGAACTTCACGATAATCATTAACTAAGCTAATTCGCAGCTTACTTTTGTGTTCCCATAGGTAACTCCAATCGGTTGGTTCTTCTCCAATGATCGAGTTAACTGCCTTGACATTATAGGCAAGCCCTGTTGTCCCTAAACTGACGGGAATACTAAATATTGCGCCGCGATCGTGGGGCAATTCCAGATATTTACTAGCAATATTACTGATGTTGGGTAGTAACTTTTTGTTGAGGGGGGAAAGCAGCTTGAGATCCCGCATTTGCGTCACCATATAATCACTAGGATAAATGACGCTATAGCCCGATCGCCCACCTGATGCTTCCAACTTGGCTAACATCACCTCATTAGAGTCATAGGC containing:
- a CDS encoding ABC transporter substrate-binding protein, with amino-acid sequence MSISRRKFLRQTAYVSSALAGASTLSACNIFIQKPQDTESGKDEVVRPVTQDKQTLYIYGWSTYINNQEVLEGFTKETGIKVVGDAYDSNEVMLAKLEASGGRSGYSVIYPSDYMVTQMRDLKLLSPLNKKLLPNISNIASKYLELPHDRGAIFSIPVSLGTTGLAYNVKAVNSIIGEEPTDWSYLWEHKSKLRISLVNDYREVLGMALHTLGNSYNTKEKENIEQAFQKLRELMPAIANFTTDAWRDPLASGDLMMCMAFSGDAIGLARQDPNIKYILPSSGTSIWTDTMAIPRGASNIEGAHAWINYVMKPEVAAKISDANSFGTTNKIAKSMLPDDLKAIKALEPTESMIARSDRITKLEPEVLQIYEGFWTRLTTGLG